AAGTATTCATTCTTGACTCAATTAAGCAAGTCATTTGAAAAGCTGCTTTCATTTCTAGGTCTCATGGTTTGGTTAGGACCTTTATACTCTTTACTTATAAATTGGGACCAGCTCTACCCTAGACCTTTGCATCATAATGTGTACTTCTGATAATAATGTTTAGGAACGAGTGCCCTAGAAGGTGAAATGCCCTGTCTGACTCTATTATTTCATATGTTCAGGTGAGGACTCTTCACAGTGACCAGAAACTAGCATGCTCATTAATTACAGTCATATAGAGATCCAAGCCACCTGATTCCCTCAGAAGTGTCTTCTGAAAATACTGTTCATTCATCACACTGCTGCTACTAGCCTTGTTTATTTAACACATGCCATAAAACCAGAATAGCTCAAGGTATCACAATAAGCCCTGCAAGAAAGATTATTATTCCTGTTTTACCAGTTGGAGAGTTACATACATCACAGGTAGTAAAGTTTTCCTTACTTGCATGGTTAAGTCAACAGAGAAGTTAGACTTCTGACCAAAAGTATTCAGAGTCCATGGTTCCTCAACTCCATAACAGTGCTGCCTCTGGTAATAAAACTACAGTTTAAAGCACCGTGGGTCAGATGGCTGTGCAGCAATTGACTGACATGCTTTTGCAGTAAGGAAGACTAAAAGATCAAACCATACTGAGGTCAAACAGCAGTGCAAAGGGATAGATGGAAACATAAATTTGTTCACTAAAGccaagacacacatacacatgcaccacacacacacacacacacacacacacacacacacacacacacacacacatacacacaagttttGAGAAGGTGTAGTCATACATAACTGATtattaagagaataaaaaaaattagggacCACTTTCTGATCTCCCCCAAGCTAACCTTCTATGACACCAGAAGATAAATATTGAAAGGGAATTCCCCTGAATCTAGCCAATTTACAGGAAATTGTGCAGATTCAACGTCATCTAATGCCTGACAGTGAGCACTCACGGGCGAACATTACCATAAATATGTGTGAAACTTCACACAAAGAAGTTTGTCTTCCCAGTGAGAGCCTGGCTTTAATTGTATGTATGAATATTACCCTCAGAGCATGTACAAATGGCTAGTATCCCCTGGAAGGCGCAGGTTTTTGCTTATGCTAACAAATGATTATCCTCCCTAGCAAAAACGACTAAACAGTGTTCTGACAAATCAATTTTTCAAAGGCTATTTCTCTTCAGGAGTCAGTATCCCCTGCTCTATTCTGTTAGCAAGTGATAATATGACCAACACTCAATGCCTACAAATTGGGTTCAGAAGATCTTAGAGCCAGAAGGAAGTATATGATAATCTGACCCTGCCTCCAGGCAAAGAAATCATTGTCACACTTTATATGAGAGTTTCCTTTCAATTACTAAGTGACTTGTCCAAAGTCAGAAGAGACTTGGAAACACGGAATCCTTTGGGTTACCCAGCTGTTGCTGGCAAAAAGCCTTTTAGATTGTTCCATGGCTGCCCAATAGATAGACCTGAGAAGAAATTCTCCAAGAACACCTTTCCTGGGGCCTATGGATCCCCCTTTCCATGATgttcttccctgccctcccttctGGTTTCTGAATGATTCCATTTCCTACAAGTAGAAGCAGCAGGTTCTTGGAACAGTTTTACATCCCCCTTTACACCTCTTCTTCACACCGTCTCCTGCTGTGAAACAGTGGGTATTCAGCAGACGATTCCTTTTTCATTGGGGTCCTCCTAAGCTTCCTTGAAAAGCCAACCCTGCTGTAAGCTAAGAGAACCCATCCATTGTTTGTTCAATGCTATGTATGCACCCATCAATGCAGAGTGCCCCCTTTGCAAGAAGAGCCAGTGACGAGAGATGACAGAAGAACAGTTCTGATGGGCTGGATGGGCCAACAAGGGGTGAAGTAGTTCAGGGGAGTCTTGGACTGTGAAACAGAGGACCACACAGAAGACAGATTTTCTTCCATAAATGTCCTTCAGTGCATAGCCAGAACTGGAAGCTTATACCTGACCCTAGAGGCAAAAGACAGTGGCCCTAAGGCTTTTCCTTCTTTATGATGCTTCCAGTACTCTGGCCATATCGACTTGCCTCATTCAGGTTAGACAAGCCTTGTTCCACAAAATAGCTTATGGATATTTAAAGACATCTCCAAGTTTCAATCAATTTTTCAATTTCCAAATGGAAAGAGTAGTGTCTGGAACCTGGCTGGGCAGCACAACCGCAATGTGATACTGGGGAGAAATGGGCCAATGCCAATTATTTCTTGAGGATATTATGACCAGACTACTATTGCCCTAGAATGGTAAGTTTCCAAACTCATAACCTTTgggatggaagagagaaggagaagtcTGTGTACTTTCTCAGCTCTTGCTTGATCACAAGCATTCTCCAAGATCTTGTATAAACTTCTGTTGCCTCACCCACCCCTCTACCGTCCATCATTTTGCGTTTCAGTGGACAAAACATCCTGTGTCCTGTGATCTTGTCACAGGACTCTTTGTCCAGAAACAATTTAGAAATAGGAAACTTAAGGAGGGCTTGGGAGCAGGACATGTCCAGTGGTGTCTGCTGATCCTGCACACCTGTGATGAAAGCAAAGTTTGGGATTAACACAAACACGATGGAGCCGTGTAAGGAGTACAGAGAGAAGTACAGAGAGAGGTGGCGCAGAATGGGCTACGAAGGAATGAAATACAAAAAGGTTACTTACACTGTTTCATCATTCTTGAACTCCAGCTCCCCATATGTATCTTCAAAGTCCTCACCACCACCCTTGGCTGTACCTTCTACTGTCCTAAAAGGGACGATGACTGTGCCCCGGGCACCTGATGTCCTCAGAACCTTGACTTCCATAACACCAATACTTTCACTGACGTGAATGGTGTCACATTCAAAAGTGAAAATTCCTGCATGGTCATCATCCAAGATGGTAACGGTGGCTACACAAGGGGAGGCCAGGATGGCCCGAGGCAAGGGAAGACTATTGAGCATTGCTGGGGGCATCCCTTCCTCCAGCTGCTCCTCTTCTACACGGACATTGCTCAGCCTCACAAAGAAGTGTTCATCCTCCTCAAAAATGTCATCGTCAATGATGCCCACCGAGAACTCCTTCTGGGTCTCTCCTGGCTTCAGAACCACCGTGCCCTCTGTGAACTCATAGTCAGCGCCTGCATTGGCAGAGCCGTCCTCTGTTTTATAGTCCACATACATGGTCTTGGATACATCTCCTCCTTTCCTCACCACCGTCAGGAGGACAGCTCCACAGTTCTCCAGGCACTGGTAAGAACACGGGTCAAAGAAGACCTTGGAGGAAAAGTCCTCAGGCTCATCCGTGTGCACCTCACTCATGCTGGAGGTCTTCTTGGCTTGCTCTGCCGCATGCTTCTTAAGGATATTGCCTGCACCAGTCATCATACGGGTGGCTTGGATGCGGTAGAAAGCACGGCTCTTCTGTTGGTGGGAAAGGGCATAGTAATTGGCCATCTCCACCAGCTGATCTAAGTCCTTCTCTGGGTGTTTTTGTTTCAGATCCTTAAGAATCCGGATCATCTCCCTGCGAGATTCATCTACCTCCTTCCCTTCCAAGGGTACCAGGTTCCCATCTAGAAAGTGAGAATTCATCATTTTCCCATCCATCTCAATGCCCTTGGATGGTCACcctctgtctcaataataatcCCTCGGTGTTTATCGGTGCGGTACTTTTTGTGCATGTACTTGTAGAAGAGCAGTCGCTTATCTGCCAGCCAAGCCAGCAGGACACACACTGGAAAGAAGAAGAGTGTAAGGAGGCCTTCCCAAACCTGGACCACTCCAGGAGAAAAGACCGCCAGGATCATATAGAGCCAGATATAGGCAAAGATGCTCCACGCAGCAGTGACAAAGAAGACTCGCAGGTGCTTGATCTTCCGAGTCTCCCCATCTGGGATCACGTAGACACAGATGCCAATGATGATGAACATGTTGAAAGCGGCACTGCCGACGATCGTAGATGGTCCTAGGTCCCCAGCAATGAATCCATGACCACACACCTCAATtaaagacaggagaatctccGGAGCAGAAGAGCCCAGGGCCATCAGGGTCAGATTGGAGACAGTTTCATTCCAGACCCGAATTGTAGTTGTGCTAGTCTCTCCATTGGGCTTTTTGATAGTCACTTCCCTCTCTTGGGAGGTGATAACTTCAATAGATGCCATGAAGCGGTCAGCAATGATAGACACCCCAAGAAACATGTATATCAGGGCCACAAAATAGACAATGACCCTGGCAATCTTGTCTCCAAGGGAAGGGTTCTCTGGATACCAGATTGGCAGGATGACACCCTCCTTGCAGTCCGATGATCCTGAACAGGACTCATTGTTCTGCCCTGCACTGGGCACATCCCCCGAGTCGCCAGCCTCTGCTTGAAGACCATTCAGGAAGAGCACAAAAGTAACCAGCCCAAAatggaggaaggcagaggtgagAGGCTGCAACCGTAACCACGCCATACACAAGACTTAGATTTTGGCTCCACCACAGCACC
Above is a genomic segment from Peromyscus leucopus breed LL Stock chromosome 14, UCI_PerLeu_2.1, whole genome shotgun sequence containing:
- the Slc8a3 gene encoding LOW QUALITY PROTEIN: sodium/calcium exchanger 3 (The sequence of the model RefSeq protein was modified relative to this genomic sequence to represent the inferred CDS: inserted 1 base in 1 codon), whose amino-acid sequence is MAWLRLQPLTSAFLHFGLVTFVLFLNGLQAEAGDSGDVPSAGQNNESCSGSSDCKEGVILPIWYPENPSLGDKIARVIVYFVALIYMFLGVSIIADRFMASIEVITSQEREVTIKKPNGETSTTTIRVWNETVSNLTLMALGSSAPEILLSLIEVCGHGFIAGDLGPSTIVGSAAFNMFIIIGICVYVIPDGETRKIKHLRVFFVTAAWSIFAYIWLYMILAVFSPGVVQVWEGLLTLFFFPVCVLLAWLADKRLLFYKYMHKKYRTDKHRGIIIETEGDHPXGIEMDGKMMNSHFLDGNLVPLEGKEVDESRREMIRILKDLKQKHPEKDLDQLVEMANYYALSHQQKSRAFYRIQATRMMTGAGNILKKHAAEQAKKTSSMSEVHTDEPEDFSSKVFFDPCSYQCLENCGAVLLTVVRKGGDVSKTMYVDYKTEDGSANAGADYEFTEGTVVLKPGETQKEFSVGIIDDDIFEEDEHFFVRLSNVRVEEEQLEEGMPPAMLNSLPLPRAILASPCVATVTILDDDHAGIFTFECDTIHVSESIGVMEVKVLRTSGARGTVIVPFRTVEGTAKGGGEDFEDTYGELEFKNDETVKTIRVKIVDEEEYERQENFFIALGEPKWMERGISALLLSPEVTDRKLTVEEEEAKRIAEMGKPVLGEHPKLEVIIEESYEFKSTVDKLIKKTNLALVVGTHSWRDQFMEAITVSAAGDEDEDESGEERLPSCFDYVMHFLTVFWKVLFACVPPTEYCHGWACFVVSILIIGMLTAIIGDLASHFGCTIGLKDSVTAVVFVAFGTSVPDTFASKAAALQDVYADASIGNVTGSNAVNVFLGIGLAWSVAAIYWAMQGQEFHVSAGTLAFSVTLFTIFAFVCLSVLLYRRRPHLGGELGGPRGCKLATTWLFVSLWLLYILFATLEAYCYIKGF